aacaaaccCATAACAAATCAATCAAACAAAGACACAGATCCCAAGATCCGTCCACTTACGGTAAACCAAAAGTGCGTTTCGAACACCGCCTCGACATTTTCGTCGcccgcgtcgtcgtcgttttcggcGATCCGGAGAAAGTTATCCGTCTGGCGGAAGCACGTCAGGCAGCCCTTCAGCGCCTCCGACGTGGACATCACGGGTGGTGGATGGGACGACGGCAATCTGGGAATATTTCCGCGAGCGATGCAAAATTTTCGATCTGCGCGAGAAAATGAAGACTCTGGCTGATTGACGTTTTGTTGATGACAACAGGCCCGGGGTGAAAAAAATGGCACGATAAATACACAGTTGTACACTGATAATCAACATTACACACTGttcagttcacttttacacacttgtatgggatttttcagttcaagtatgattacacgaaagtgtgtaatcatacttgaactgaaaaatcccatacaagtgtgtaaaagtgaactgaaaaaagtgtaatgctgTTTACCAGTGTAGTTACCTGAAGGctgatttctggagtttttttttgaaaaggaccaataaaccaaattttcagtttttgctttttgggtgtttttcaatacccctgactcaatgcggttctaaaaacacccaaaaagcaaaaactggaaatttggtttattggaccttttaaaaaaaaaactccagatttgaatATTGGTTAAAAAAGATGTATAAATATTCAGGTTAGGTTATTGAGGTTACTGTTTTGTCAACGAAATcgagtaggggaaattctcgtatgtttggcaggttaagcacttgcttctaactccatccaatttgctgtttttcactgtttcaacaaattatttagtaaaactgttgataaaaacttgcttgctcactgcCTATTGAGCTATTAATATCTCGATATCAgttaaaaacgctttttatgagctgtaattgaacgtctaagtgctgatatggcaacattagggACACCAatcaaatacactcaacccccggagGTTGGTCAGTTTTTTCGCTTTGTCAGAAGTTGGAATCGTTCGAATAGCCTTGCGCACCAACATTTCAAGAAGGTGATATCTCGAAATATTTGCCcttaaaaattcccgatttCATTAAATGTTTATTCCACTAACTGACACAGAAAAGGTGCACCATTTCATTTGCTGTGCTTCGCTGCCACGACGGCCGCCCACTGTTCCGCGTGGGCCGTTTTCTTATGGGTGTACATATTCGAGCTGGAGTTGCACTCGCGCGGACAGAACGGACACTTGTACAGCACGATTCCGGCGTGGTTTGCTTCGTGTTCCTTTAAATGAAATGCAAATGTTACGAAgattttcatcataattttaGCGCATACCTTCAATCGCAACTGTTTTTTAAACTCCTTGCCACAGTACTGGCAAGCGTACTTGGGACGATCCGTATGGTTAAGCTTTTTGTGCACGGACAACGCGTGAGCGTTAACCGAAACGTGCTCGCACAGATCGCACTTGGCCGGTCCGGTACTGTTTCCGCAGAGCTTCCGGTGACGCAAGTACGACGTCCTGTTGATGAGCCATTTGTGGCACTTTTCACACTGTTCCTTTAGACTTCTCTGGCCTTCTTCTGTGTGCGTAAGGCGGTGTCGCTCAAGCAGGGCACGGTGGgcgaatcctttggcgcacacgtCGCAAACCCAATCGCTCATCGCACCGTGGACGTTCTGCTGGTGGGCCTTCAACTGAGGCAGCGTGGTGTACGTTACACCGCACGAGTCACAGGTGTGCGTCTTGCGTTCCTTGTCCAGATGGCGATCCATGTGAGCCTTTAGCAAGTACTCTTTAACGTAAGCATCGCCGCATACATCGCACTTGAAAGGTCGCTCCGAGACGGGCGTGTGGATGAACCAGCGGTGACTTTGCAGACCGTCACTGTCGGTGAACGTTTTATCGCAAAGTTCGCACTTGAAGTGGTCCGGGTTCAAATGTTTCAGACAGTGCTCGTACAAGCGGAACCGTTTGCTGAACTTTCGTTCACAACAAATCACCGAGTAAGTGGGCATATTATGCGCACTTTTAGCGTGTGACGAAAGTTCTTTAAAGTTTGCACCAACAAAGTCACACTTTGAGCAGATCATTGTGACATACTGGCTGATAAGTTCGTCTTGTTTAGCGATATCTTCCGGCGTACTTCGTTTACGCCTGTCTGCAGACATGGCCTCCGTCGCCGTTTCCGCTGGCACCGTTGAATGATGATTTTCATTGTGAGTTCTCAAGAGTCCTGCCCCAGTAAAGTACCGGTTACAAATCGCACAGTGATGATTCAGCTGCTCTACCTCATCGTGCCAGCTTATGTGACTTTTGAGCAGATCCTCTTCGGGGAATGCTTTCTCGCAGCGATCACACTTGAACTGCTTCTCCTCCTCTGGGGTATGGAAAATGATCATGTGCCGGGCCAGTCCACTCTCGTCTTTGAACGAACACTTACACTCCAAGCAGTGCTTTTGCTCCAGCGCTGATCGTCCATGACTTTTAATGTGCTTCAAATAGAGCGGCTTCGTAACGAATCGTTTGCTGCAGCAGTACATGAATCCATTCTGCCCATGGGTTTGCTTAAAGTGCACATTCAACTTGTACCACGTGTAGAACGGCTCGCAGTACGTTCCTTCATCCGCGCACAAGCTGCAGTTCAGTTCAATGTTTGTCCTTGTTCTCCGTTTACGCTTGGTTCGCCTCACCGGTGGAACGTCCGAATCAGAGTCCGAGGACGTTGAGTTCGATTCCGATTCACTTGAACTGGTTGACTCGTCATCGTTTGGGTTGTTAGCTTCAGGCTCGCTGGCGATTTCCGATTTGTTTTCCTCCTCTAGCTTACATATAACCTCAGCATACAGTAGACTAAAAGCGAAAAAGTTTAAGAGACTAGTTTACATGAGTAAAGACTACAGATTTGCATCGAATGTTGCCCTCTTTTGGTTATTTGTTTAACACCAACAGGCAGCACATGCCCAAATGGCGTGCTTAAAACTAAGTACGTGTACACAAATAATATCCTGTGAAGACCAGTCAACTCGCTATGCACAGCAGAGTTCGTTTGGCGGATAGGAACACGCAAGAACGGAGTAGAATTACGAAGCATTCGGAGCGGGGCCATAAGAGCCAGTCCTCGAAGAATGGCTGAGTCGACGGAGCGCGAACCAGATGAATCACACACTGCACACTCTCTATCCACACAGCACCGCACTTTTCTCGTAGCAGCGACTACATACAGACATCAGTAACACTTTTTGCTGCAAGAAAGATGAAACCGAGCTGTCGCGAAGCGTTGGAAATCATGAAGAAGATGTGCTGCTTGTGTGTTTCCCAGTTCAACTTAATTGCATCAACAGTACTGATTTCTTGATGAAAGTCTCTCCGTTATGAGCTTCTTGGTCGCCCTAACCGAGTCATCGCTTCGTTTTTTCGAAGATCCGTAGTTTTGTTCGCAAGCTGATTCGGTTTGAACGCCACAGGTTGCGAATCCTACAGATTTGCTTCCGAATGTCTCTGCCAAAGTCCGACGCCTAACAAaaatccgaggtacacaaacgcCTTCACAAACTTGAAAACATTCCAGTTTGTTTATATGcgatatcaaaattcaagggTTCGATGCAAATCAGCTCATAAGAATCAATTATTTTACCGATCATCAGCTCCTTTTACGTCCTCTTTGCTCTCCAAAACCGGCTCCTCCAACCCATCGTCCTGCTCCTGTTTGATCAACGGATGGTGTACCTTCTTCACGTCgcaataaaatttatgaaaatcgtCAATTTTCTCCCAACAGCTGGTACAAACGATGCGACCATGGCACTCGTCCTTCTgcaaaaacacaacaaacaaacactttACATTCCCGAATTAAGGGCCCAGAGTTCAGCCCACTGACGGTAAACCAAAAGTGTGTGGCGAAAACAGCTTCGACGTTTTCCTCGCTCGCCTCGTCGCTCTCGGTGATGCGCAGGAAGTTTTCCGTCTGCCGGCAGCAGGTCAGGCAGCTCTTGAGCGAATCCGACGCCATGCCGACCGGAAGGTGCGAAAATTCTGCCGAAAATCGGGCTTTTTCGGCGGAGCTGGTTGCGTTACTGGAGGTCTGGAAATGTaatgtttttgttaatttgacaGATGGGGGAAAATATGCAACCCGATGAAGAAAAATGCTTGTTTACACGTTAAATTGCGTTTGATACACGTTCGTTAATGTTTGCAGGTTTTGCATTACATTCATTTAACAAACACTCAAATCATAATAACCCTCCGTTGTATCGTTATAATATTTATCTGTCTGCTAGAATCAATTTGATTTAAAGGAGTGTGATACATATGGGATCAAATAAATTATACAATCAAAACCCATCAAATGTATTGCAATCAAAACTAATAGCTATACTTCGCCGCCA
This is a stretch of genomic DNA from Culex pipiens pallens isolate TS chromosome 1, TS_CPP_V2, whole genome shotgun sequence. It encodes these proteins:
- the LOC120424526 gene encoding transcription factor grauzone-like, which translates into the protein MASDSLKSCLTCCRQTENFLRITESDEASEENVEAVFATHFWFTKDECHGRIVCTSCWEKIDDFHKFYCDVKKVHHPLIKQEQDDGLEEPVLESKEDVKGADDRLLYAEVICKLEEENKSEIASEPEANNPNDDESTSSSESESNSTSSDSDSDVPPVRRTKRKRRTRTNIELNCSLCADEGTYCEPFYTWYKLNVHFKQTHGQNGFMYCCSKRFVTKPLYLKHIKSHGRSALEQKHCLECKCSFKDESGLARHMIIFHTPEEEKQFKCDRCEKAFPEEDLLKSHISWHDEVEQLNHHCAICNRYFTGAGLLRTHNENHHSTVPAETATEAMSADRRKRSTPEDIAKQDELISQYVTMICSKCDFVGANFKELSSHAKSAHNMPTYSVICCERKFSKRFRLYEHCLKHLNPDHFKCELCDKTFTDSDGLQSHRWFIHTPVSERPFKCDVCGDAYVKEYLLKAHMDRHLDKERKTHTCDSCGVTYTTLPQLKAHQQNVHGAMSDWVCDVCAKGFAHRALLERHRLTHTEEGQRSLKEQCEKCHKWLINRTSYLRHRKLCGNSTGPAKCDLCEHVSVNAHALSVHKKLNHTDRPKYACQYCGKEFKKQLRLKEHEANHAGIVLYKCPFCPRECNSSSNMYTHKKTAHAEQWAAVVAAKHSK